TGAGAAGGTTAGTATTTTAAGTACAAGTTTCTGCAAGTCTAGGTTTAAGATACTTGTTGATATATATCCACCTAGTTCAATATAGTTCAAGTGTCCCTAGTTACACTGGATCTGTTGTTTTTCCACTTCCTTGCTGATGTTTGATATATCGACGTACCACATCTCTAGTCACTTGTAATGCATGGCTTGTACTTATTACCATCGTTATTAGTTAGCACAATATTTCAAATCATGGCTTCTGTACTTTGGAGATGTATGTATGTTAGTACAATCTGGTGAATCGTGAGGATATGTATTTGGTTATTAGCTCCTTGTTCTTCCTTAGAATGACATATTAGAAAATTTTCTTCCTCTTGGTTGGCTGTGTAGCTTCTGTTGTCCATATGCATACAACAGAAATTCCTATTTCCTTGAACATGAAAAGCTGATATACTAGCAATGTTTGTGTCGAATGTTTGCCACCCTCAAAAACTACTGATGCATGAGCTATTTGATATTAAATTTCGCTTTGCTTTTACAGGATGATGACACCAACTTTCACATGGATCTGATCTCTGGATTTGCAAATATGCGCGCAAGGAACTACAGCATTCCAGAGGTTGACAAATTGAAGGCTAAGTTCATTGCTGGAAGAATCATCCCAGCTATTGCAACTTCAACAGCGATGGCGACAGGACTGGTCTGTCTTGAGCTATACAAGGTTATTGCTGGCGAGCACCCCATTGAAGACTACCGCAATACATTTGCGAACCTGGCACTGCCACTATTCTCAATGGCTGAACCTGTTCCACCCAAGGTGATGAAGCATCAAGACATGAGCTGGACTGTATGGGACAGATGGTCCATCAAGGGCAATCTGACTGTTGCTGAGCTCCTGCAATGGTTCAGCGACAAGGGCCTTACCGCTTACAGCATTTCCTGTGGCACTTCGCTGCTGTACAACAACATGTTCGCAAGACACAAGGAGAGATTGAACAAGAAGGTGGTAGACGTGGCCAGAGAAGTCGCCAAGGTGGATGTTCCTGAATACAGGAAGCATTTGGATCTTGTGGCGGCCTGCGAGGATGATGATGGAAACGACATCGATATTCCTCTTGTCTCAGTTTACTTCCGATAGCTAGTCAAACCTCCCCTAGCAGCTGAGCTGATCAGAGGAgaacaaaaaagaagaaaagaaaacatcgCTACTCTTAAGATTAGTTCGGTCATAGACTCATTAAGATTAGTTCACTTATAGACTcgcaaaaaatgaaaaatatgatataagtTGCTTATTTGGCGTTGCTTGATCCCTTGGTATTTATTTATTCGTAGTGCTCATGACATGCAGTAGTTTTTCATTTTCTGGTGTCATTGCATATGCTGCTTGTTCATTCACTCATTCAGGAGTAGTGCTCCTAACGGTCGACAATGTAGTAGATCTTGGATGATTACGACTTAAATGTAGGTCAATTCCAGGGGAGTTGTGCGTTAAAGAAATGCGGTTGCTAGTCATGGTCAACTACTGGGATATGATGGCCCCAAATCCAAtccaaaatttatgtcaaagtATAGTGATGTTTGATTTTCCTTCTTTTGGATTGAGATCAAATGCAATCCTAACTAGGACTTCCTTTCCTAATAATACTGTTTTAATTCAGAAATTCCTGAGTTCATCTTCCTATATGTAAGCCTGCAACGATTTGGAGTGGGCCCTTATATGTCTATGATACATGGGTCTAGTGACAAATCCTTTATCACCACTCATAAAAGttgtaaatagttaattattctcgatttggaaggatttaTATTTTGTTTCAGTTGCAGCTCGCACTTGGAATGAAACGATGTTATGCATAGTAGTATGCACAGTAGCAGTAGGAGGAGGAGTATTATTTTGAGATGCCAGCAACCGGAGACGaataaaaaagaataaagaGAAGATGGGCGGAAGTACAAAGGTTGGTGTAAATCTGTCCCCAAGCCTCCAGGGGGAGGGTGGGTTGGTTGGCTGTGAGCCTGTGATTCCATACATTGTGATTAGACTAAGAAACAAGAGCATTAAACACCAGATAATGAAAtcactaataataataataataataataataataataataataataataataataataatagagtAATAATTGGCGCTAATCTGCCTGCCTAATGGTACTACTAAGCTGTGCGGTCGCCTTCGTCCTCGATTTTCTTTCTTTGGCCGCGTGCGTTCAACCTCTACCGCGTTTGCTCGCTCTCCTCTCAGATCCCAGCAACCATTCGCCACTTCAAGCtttgcctcctcctccatctctgaTTGGCTTCccatgccaccgccgccctttCTTGTTGCTTTTCCTTGATCGATCTGGTGCCTAATGGCGCTGCCTTTGCttcgcctgctgctgctgcttgtgctATCATCGGTTCCTCTCTCTTGCCAGCTCGCCCACTCTACTGCTGCAGGTTAATTGGTGCCCTTTTATTTCTTTCGTTTGGCCCCTTGGCTAATTCGGTTGTGCTGCTGATTATCCTCATTGTTTCTTGGGTTGATTTTTGCAGACACACAGAATTGGGGACAGACCTCTGTTGTTCATCTTAGGTGAGAATGTATTTACagactttctttttttctgctgGGCAACACTGGCAATCTATTCTGGCattaatctctctctctttcgctaCTTCTTGATTTGGTCGGCCATTCCATGTGGAATTTGTTTGTACGAATTTacgatttatttatttatttattttcgatTATCGAGATCGATGCCTGTGATCTACTTCATTACGATTTAGACAGCTTAATTTTACCGTGAAGAGGAGGCATACTAAAAAAGGAATTTCCTTTCTTTTGCTCTTGCTTCTTGTGATTTCAACTTTCAGAAATGCACATACTAGAAAATTACTTGGCCTATTGGACGATATCAGTGGTAGAACTGGAAGCCTACATGCTCTTCTTCTCGAGGAGTCACCTAAACAagctcctcctcatcatcacaATAGGCACGGGGGGCATCACAGAGCAGCACATACACCAGCACCATCGCCTGCACCATCCCCTTCTCCATTCACTGCTCCACCTAAATCAGCCTCACCTGCTGCCATAACAATCCCCATATCTCCTTCAACCCCACAGCCAAAGGCAGAGAGTAATCCTGCTGTTGAAGATGCTCCGGCTCAACCTAGGCATTCCTGGAGAAACTACGGTTTGGTCACAGCAGGAAGTGCAGTTTTCCTTGTCATGACAATAGCATCTGTTATTTACTGTCGAGCTAAGAAAGTCGGAACTGTCAGACCTTGGGCCACGGGGTTAAGCGGGCAATTGCAACGAGCATTTGTCACAGGTACACGCTTCCTCTACATGTATATTTTGTGTGTCTTATATCTAGTATTTCAGTTACACCTTACACCATGACCCATCAATCTTTTATCCCAGGTGTACCTTCATTGAAACGGTCTGAGCTGGAAGCAGCATGTGAGGATTTCAGCAATATAATTGGTTCTACATCTAGTTGCATGTTGTACAAGGGAACTTTATCAAGTGGAGTTGAAATAGCAGTTTTGACAAGTTCAACAGAATCCGGGAAGGAATGGTCAAAAGAATGCGAGTCACAGTACAGAAAAAAGGTAACATG
The window above is part of the Oryza sativa Japonica Group chromosome 7, ASM3414082v1 genome. Proteins encoded here:
- the LOC4344381 gene encoding protein MALE DISCOVERER 2 precursor, whose translation is MALPLLRLLLLLVLSSVPLSCQLAHSTAADTQNWGQTSVVHLRNAHTRKLLGLLDDISGRTGSLHALLLEESPKQAPPHHHNRHGGHHRAAHTPAPSPAPSPSPFTAPPKSASPAAITIPISPSTPQPKAESNPAVEDAPAQPRHSWRNYGLVTAGSAVFLVMTIASVIYCRAKKVGTVRPWATGLSGQLQRAFVTGVPSLKRSELEAACEDFSNIIGSTSSCMLYKGTLSSGVEIAVLTSSTESGKEWSKECESQYRKKITNLSKVSHKNFMNLLGYCEEENLFTRAMVFEYAPNGTLFEYLHVREAENLDWMARVRISMGIAYCLEHMHQLNPPVVPRNFNSTTIYLTDDFAAKVSDLDFWNDSKGSFNSATSDETVMVEIDSMVHQYGIILLEILTGRVPYSESDGPLEHWASGYFEGKMTLAELIDPSLGSFPEDAARALCDVARWCIEPEPSKRPLMSQVAGRMKEITSLGPEGATPKVSPLWWAELEIMSGQAT